One Nocardioidaceae bacterium SCSIO 66511 genomic window carries:
- a CDS encoding DUF6226 family protein, with the protein MNVDTVRAAVEAEFRVTGANTPSWPDPHAGAEDEPDEAEYSRVSDPAKYRILGARVEAWLRALTGLGLATVSTVDDMSAMWRGKKPDSGPISQARWVRPHRTDAIALLVCTSGFKGPTDNGVLLGAGTPAVEIVLLPDCGCDACDSGSAELLEELDDHILDVVTGAFTHVATPRGTVQGERDGWSASGPWGFAEAEQVLADARAKRSAYPVVSGTAWW; encoded by the coding sequence ATGAACGTAGACACGGTTCGTGCCGCCGTCGAGGCTGAGTTCAGGGTGACCGGAGCGAACACGCCCTCCTGGCCCGATCCGCATGCGGGCGCAGAGGACGAGCCTGATGAGGCCGAGTACTCCCGTGTCTCCGATCCTGCGAAGTATCGGATTCTCGGCGCTCGGGTCGAGGCGTGGCTTCGTGCGTTGACCGGGTTGGGTCTCGCGACGGTCAGCACGGTCGACGACATGAGCGCGATGTGGCGCGGGAAGAAGCCCGACAGCGGTCCGATCAGCCAGGCGCGCTGGGTGCGACCACACCGAACCGACGCCATCGCACTCCTGGTGTGCACTAGCGGCTTTAAAGGCCCGACCGACAACGGCGTTCTGCTTGGAGCCGGTACTCCAGCGGTTGAGATCGTGCTGCTCCCCGACTGCGGCTGCGATGCCTGCGACTCGGGGTCTGCGGAGCTACTAGAGGAATTGGATGATCACATCCTCGACGTGGTAACCGGCGCGTTCACCCACGTCGCCACTCCACGAGGGACCGTGCAGGGCGAACGCGACGGTTGGTCCGCGAGCGGGCCATGGGGCTTTGCGGAGGCCGAGCAAGTACTCGCTGATGCCAGGGCGAAGCGGTCCGCCTATCCGGTCGTGTCGGGGACGGCTTGGTGGTGA
- a CDS encoding class I SAM-dependent methyltransferase gives MTDTPTPRWFSATGDGHSQWYIERFRKMAADGADLAGEARFLDTLVERGSRILDAGCGPGRIGAELHDRGHTVVGVDVDQELIEAARVDHPGPTWINADLSTLDLPSAGIDEKFDAAICAGNVMPFLAPGTGATVLSNLRRHVRPDGPISIGFGTDREYSLAEFDADLETAGLPIEHRFATWDLRPWHDDASFAVTVLRVPAP, from the coding sequence GTGACTGACACACCCACGCCACGCTGGTTCTCGGCGACCGGCGACGGCCATTCGCAGTGGTACATCGAGCGGTTCCGCAAGATGGCCGCCGACGGTGCAGACCTCGCCGGCGAAGCGCGGTTCCTCGACACCCTGGTCGAACGCGGCTCCCGCATCCTCGACGCCGGCTGCGGGCCCGGCCGCATCGGTGCGGAGCTACACGACCGCGGCCACACCGTCGTCGGCGTCGACGTCGACCAGGAGCTGATCGAGGCCGCGCGTGTCGACCATCCCGGCCCCACGTGGATCAACGCCGACCTGTCGACTCTCGATCTGCCCTCGGCCGGCATCGACGAGAAGTTCGACGCCGCCATCTGCGCCGGCAACGTGATGCCCTTCCTCGCACCGGGCACAGGCGCCACCGTGCTGTCGAACCTGCGCCGCCACGTACGCCCCGACGGTCCGATCTCGATCGGCTTCGGAACCGACCGGGAGTACTCGCTCGCGGAGTTCGACGCCGACCTCGAAACCGCCGGTCTGCCCATCGAACACCGCTTCGCCACCTGGGACCTCCGCCCCTGGCACGACGACGCGTCCTTCGCCGTCACCGTGCTGCGCGTCCCCGCACCGTAA
- a CDS encoding aspartate aminotransferase family protein, which produces MTEYTRRDGTTAPLPDRAANEQVRRDDRAHVFHSWSAQNLIDPTPVARGEGATFWDYDGNEYLDFSSQLVNLNLGHQHPDLVRAIQEQAGRLATIQPSMANDVRGELARLITSKAPDGLNKVFFTNGGADANENAIRMARGYTGRRKILTTYRSYHGATGSAISMTGDPRRWANEPSDSSVVHFFGPYPYRSAFHSDSPEQETERALRHLEEVIMLEGPQTIAAIALETVVGTNGVLIPPPGYLQGVRELCDRHGILYLADEVMVGFGRIGEWFAFDAYDIEPDLISFAKGINSGYVPLGGVVIRDEIATHYGDRAYTGGLTYSGHPLACAAGLATFEVFERDDILGRTRRLGSEVVGPTVAEWASKHPSVGEVRGRGLFWAVELVRDQATREPLVPYNASGADAAPMAELMARCKASGVWPMIHFNRLQIAPPLVVSEDDLRRGLDVIDEALTYTDKLVA; this is translated from the coding sequence ATGACTGAATACACCCGAAGGGACGGCACGACCGCACCGCTGCCCGATCGTGCCGCCAACGAGCAGGTACGTCGCGACGACCGTGCGCATGTCTTCCACTCCTGGTCTGCGCAGAACCTGATCGACCCGACGCCCGTTGCGCGCGGTGAGGGCGCAACCTTCTGGGACTACGACGGCAACGAGTACCTCGACTTCAGCTCGCAGCTGGTCAACCTCAACCTCGGGCACCAGCATCCGGATCTCGTCCGCGCGATCCAGGAGCAGGCCGGTCGGTTGGCGACGATCCAGCCGTCGATGGCCAACGACGTACGCGGCGAGCTGGCGCGGTTGATCACCTCGAAGGCGCCGGACGGGCTGAACAAGGTGTTCTTCACCAACGGCGGCGCCGATGCGAACGAGAATGCCATTCGGATGGCGCGCGGCTACACCGGCCGGCGCAAGATCCTCACGACGTACCGCTCGTACCACGGTGCGACGGGGTCTGCGATCAGCATGACCGGCGACCCGCGGCGGTGGGCGAACGAGCCGAGCGACTCGTCGGTTGTCCACTTCTTCGGCCCGTACCCGTACCGGTCGGCGTTCCACTCCGACTCCCCCGAGCAGGAGACCGAGCGCGCGCTGCGCCACCTCGAAGAGGTCATCATGCTCGAGGGGCCGCAGACGATCGCGGCAATCGCGCTGGAGACGGTCGTCGGCACCAACGGTGTGCTGATCCCGCCGCCCGGCTACCTGCAGGGCGTACGCGAGCTGTGCGACCGGCACGGCATCCTCTATCTCGCCGACGAGGTGATGGTCGGATTCGGCCGCATCGGCGAGTGGTTCGCCTTCGACGCGTACGACATCGAGCCGGATCTGATCTCGTTCGCGAAGGGCATCAACTCCGGGTACGTACCGCTGGGCGGTGTCGTGATCCGCGACGAGATCGCCACGCACTATGGCGATCGGGCGTACACGGGCGGGCTCACGTACTCGGGTCACCCGCTTGCGTGCGCTGCCGGGCTCGCGACGTTCGAGGTGTTCGAGCGCGACGACATCCTCGGGCGTACGCGCCGGCTCGGGTCCGAGGTGGTCGGCCCGACCGTCGCCGAGTGGGCGTCGAAGCATCCGAGCGTCGGAGAGGTACGTGGACGCGGGCTGTTCTGGGCGGTTGAGCTCGTCCGCGACCAGGCGACGCGCGAACCGCTCGTCCCGTACAACGCATCTGGCGCCGACGCGGCTCCGATGGCCGAGCTGATGGCCCGCTGCAAGGCGTCGGGCGTCTGGCCGATGATCCACTTCAACCGGCTCCAGATCGCGCCGCCCCTTGTGGTCTCGGAGGACGACCTGCGCCGCGGGCTCGACGTGATCGACGAGGCGCTGACCTACACCGACAAGCTGGTCGCCTGA
- a CDS encoding CoA-acylating methylmalonate-semialdehyde dehydrogenase produces MAVVPHLIDGKRVESADRMGVVFNPATGEKQHDVAYASRAQTEEAIAAAAAALPAWRATSLTKRTDVFFRLRTLLTEHRDEIAAVVTSEHGKVLSDAAGEVARGIENVEFAAGLTQHLKGELSEQVSSGIDVHSIKQPVGVVGCITPFNFPVMVPLWMIASAIACGNTVVLKPSEKDPSASVLLAELFAEAGLPPGVLNVVQGDKEAVDTILDSPTVQAVSFVGSTPIARSVYERAAATGKRVQALGGAKNHMVVLPDADLASAADAAVSAAYGSAGERCMAVSVLVTVGDIADDLVAAIRERIGSLSIGPGTDSASEMGPLITGEHRDRVASYIDAARESGAKVVVDGREQSFYGDGYFLGVSLVDEVTTDMSVYTDEIFGPVLSVVRASTYEEALQIVNENQYGNGAALFTRDGGVARQFEFDVEAGMVGINVPIPVPVGSYSFGGWKDSLFGDAHIYGPESVHFYTRSKVVTSRWPDPATSRIDLGFPANG; encoded by the coding sequence GTGGCAGTCGTACCCCACCTCATCGACGGTAAGCGCGTCGAGTCGGCCGATCGGATGGGCGTCGTGTTCAACCCCGCGACCGGCGAGAAGCAGCACGACGTCGCGTACGCCTCGAGGGCGCAGACCGAGGAAGCGATCGCCGCTGCCGCCGCCGCGCTCCCGGCCTGGCGTGCCACCAGCCTGACGAAGCGCACCGATGTGTTCTTCCGGCTTCGTACGCTGCTCACCGAGCACCGCGACGAGATCGCCGCCGTGGTCACCAGCGAGCACGGCAAGGTGCTCAGCGACGCCGCCGGGGAGGTCGCGCGCGGCATCGAGAACGTCGAGTTCGCGGCCGGGCTGACCCAGCACCTCAAGGGTGAACTCAGCGAGCAGGTGTCGTCTGGCATCGACGTGCACAGCATCAAGCAGCCCGTCGGTGTCGTCGGCTGCATCACGCCGTTCAACTTCCCGGTGATGGTGCCGCTGTGGATGATCGCGAGCGCGATCGCATGCGGCAACACCGTCGTACTCAAGCCGAGTGAGAAGGATCCGTCGGCGTCCGTACTGCTCGCGGAACTGTTCGCCGAGGCGGGTCTGCCGCCGGGCGTACTCAACGTGGTGCAAGGCGACAAGGAGGCCGTCGACACGATCCTCGACTCGCCAACCGTGCAGGCCGTCAGCTTCGTCGGCTCGACGCCGATCGCGCGGTCGGTCTACGAGCGCGCGGCCGCAACCGGCAAGCGCGTGCAGGCATTGGGCGGTGCGAAGAACCACATGGTCGTGCTGCCGGACGCCGACCTCGCATCCGCCGCGGACGCAGCTGTGTCCGCCGCGTACGGCTCGGCGGGCGAGCGGTGCATGGCGGTCAGCGTGCTGGTCACCGTCGGCGACATCGCCGACGACCTCGTCGCCGCGATCCGCGAGCGCATCGGCTCGTTGTCGATCGGCCCCGGCACCGACTCCGCATCCGAGATGGGCCCGCTCATCACCGGCGAGCACCGCGACCGCGTCGCTTCGTACATCGATGCGGCGCGCGAGTCGGGTGCCAAGGTCGTGGTCGACGGGCGCGAGCAGAGCTTCTACGGCGATGGCTACTTCCTCGGCGTCAGCCTGGTCGACGAGGTGACGACCGATATGTCCGTGTACACCGATGAGATCTTCGGGCCGGTGCTGTCGGTCGTACGCGCGTCAACGTACGAGGAGGCGCTGCAGATCGTGAACGAGAACCAGTACGGCAACGGCGCCGCCCTGTTCACCCGCGACGGTGGCGTCGCTCGGCAGTTCGAGTTCGACGTCGAAGCGGGCATGGTCGGGATCAACGTGCCGATCCCGGTGCCGGTCGGCTCGTACTCGTTCGGGGGCTGGAAGGACTCGTTGTTCGGCGATGCCCACATCTACGGCCCGGAGAGCGTGCACTTCTACACTCGAAGCAAGGTCGTCACGAGCCGCTGGCCCGACCCGGCGACCTCTCGCATCGATCTCGGATTCCCGGCGAACGGGTAG
- a CDS encoding PucR family transcriptional regulator encodes MSDVLALTEVAAGRPRVLAGFDALDREVRWVHVAPVSGTRRLLLGGELLLTTGVGWESEPRELEAYVDDLVAAGAAGLILELGDRFDAAPPALVTRCQRVGLPLAVLEREVRFVSITEAVHALIIDSQSAALRERDRVHEVFATLNRRGCTVDFLLDQVARMIGSAVVLEDLNHRALAWSSFGHDPGSYLDGWVRRSRRAARAAIARPAPYERTTHWAAGGWLRTPVEALGRQWGSLIAVDCDDVPSSGEVVLENAALALSLARLAGRDEWTRAGHRALLDGLIDGAYVGSSDLHAAFEATGFRTENRTLVGAGLRGPADTFTEVLARVRERAPANNLDVVCGPWSQAPGDAAIVLLSTDRDGADREALLRSLLGPVTTERIVVAVGPDAESLDDLAASADAALGLLPSLPVTGAPGIQVHHARSAAFAMLMYARRGEPALQEFVEETLGPLLAYDAEHGADLVEVARAYVRHPTNRKRAATECHLSRSVFYQRLDTIERLLDVDLRDGDVVGTLHAALVAHGQL; translated from the coding sequence GTGAGCGACGTCCTGGCGCTGACCGAGGTTGCCGCCGGGCGACCGCGCGTGCTTGCCGGGTTCGATGCGCTCGATCGCGAGGTCCGGTGGGTCCACGTAGCCCCGGTGAGTGGCACGCGTCGGTTGCTGCTCGGCGGCGAGTTGCTGCTGACGACCGGCGTCGGATGGGAGAGCGAGCCGCGCGAACTGGAGGCGTACGTCGACGACCTGGTCGCGGCCGGTGCGGCCGGGCTGATCCTGGAGCTCGGCGACCGCTTCGACGCCGCCCCACCGGCGTTGGTGACACGGTGCCAGCGGGTCGGCCTTCCGTTGGCCGTACTCGAACGCGAGGTTCGCTTCGTCTCCATCACCGAGGCCGTGCACGCGCTCATCATCGACAGCCAGTCGGCCGCGCTACGCGAACGCGATCGAGTGCACGAGGTCTTCGCGACACTCAACCGTCGCGGCTGCACCGTGGATTTCCTCCTCGATCAGGTCGCCCGGATGATCGGATCGGCTGTCGTACTGGAGGATCTGAACCACCGCGCGCTGGCATGGAGTTCGTTCGGACACGATCCGGGCAGCTACCTCGACGGCTGGGTCAGGCGTTCGCGACGTGCGGCGCGGGCCGCCATTGCACGACCCGCGCCCTACGAACGCACGACCCACTGGGCCGCTGGCGGTTGGTTGCGTACGCCGGTCGAGGCACTGGGGCGGCAGTGGGGCAGCCTCATCGCCGTCGACTGCGACGATGTGCCGTCGTCGGGCGAGGTGGTCCTGGAGAACGCCGCGCTGGCCTTGTCTCTTGCGCGCCTCGCCGGCCGCGACGAGTGGACCCGTGCCGGTCACCGGGCTCTGCTCGACGGGCTCATCGACGGCGCGTACGTCGGGAGCAGCGACCTCCATGCGGCGTTCGAGGCCACCGGCTTTCGTACCGAGAATCGGACGCTCGTCGGGGCCGGGCTCCGCGGGCCGGCCGATACGTTCACCGAGGTGCTGGCTCGCGTACGTGAACGCGCGCCCGCGAACAACCTCGACGTCGTATGTGGTCCGTGGTCGCAGGCGCCCGGCGATGCTGCGATTGTCCTGCTGTCGACCGACCGAGACGGCGCGGACCGAGAAGCCTTGTTGCGTTCGCTGCTCGGGCCGGTGACGACCGAGCGCATCGTGGTCGCGGTCGGTCCCGACGCCGAGTCCCTCGACGACCTGGCCGCATCGGCCGATGCGGCGCTCGGCCTGTTGCCGTCGCTACCGGTCACCGGAGCGCCGGGAATCCAGGTGCACCATGCGCGGTCGGCGGCCTTCGCCATGTTGATGTACGCCCGCCGTGGCGAGCCGGCACTTCAGGAGTTCGTCGAGGAAACACTCGGCCCGCTGCTCGCGTACGACGCCGAGCACGGTGCCGATCTGGTCGAGGTCGCGCGGGCGTACGTACGACACCCGACCAACCGCAAACGCGCGGCGACCGAATGTCACCTCTCCCGCTCGGTGTTCTACCAGCGGCTCGACACCATCGAGCGGCTCCTCGACGTCGACCTCCGCGACGGCGACGTCGTCGGTACGTTGCACGCCGCGCTCGTCGCGCACGGCCAGCTCTGA
- the solA gene encoding N-methyl-L-tryptophan oxidase → MTGQRIAVVGLGTMGAQCAWQLARRGVQVVGFETYAPGHARGAAGGENRLYRTIELEDPRYSPIIERADELWRDLETESGRHLRTTSGSLLMGDPESSQMVTALRNAADTAAPHEIWDESELRRRHPQYRMDPGDIAIWDERGGYVRPELTVATAAGLAESHGAELRRDTKVLDIAQTGSQVTITTAAGQETFDRAIVAAGAWTRVLLPRMRDELVTRRLISAWFFGREPDYLDAIPPFIRAEPTYCYGIPTTDHTAMKLGLGFDHHLPFDDPDTVERTTRPDEWAPFQEAAARYLPGLQSHPMRVETYLETYTPTRREWIGPHPDLPDVILLAGFSGHGFKMCPAIGEIGADLALGEHAGAAAEFLTAPRANDLGVAP, encoded by the coding sequence ATGACAGGTCAGCGGATCGCCGTCGTCGGCCTCGGCACGATGGGTGCCCAGTGCGCTTGGCAGCTCGCCCGGCGCGGGGTGCAGGTCGTCGGGTTCGAGACGTACGCGCCCGGCCACGCCCGTGGAGCGGCCGGCGGCGAGAACCGGCTCTATCGCACGATCGAGCTCGAAGACCCGCGCTACAGCCCGATCATCGAGCGCGCCGACGAGCTCTGGCGCGACCTCGAGACCGAGTCCGGCAGACACCTGCGTACGACGAGTGGCTCGCTGCTGATGGGCGATCCGGAGTCGTCGCAGATGGTGACTGCCCTGCGCAACGCGGCCGACACCGCTGCCCCGCATGAGATCTGGGACGAGTCCGAGCTGCGCCGGCGGCATCCGCAGTATCGGATGGATCCGGGCGATATCGCGATCTGGGACGAGCGCGGCGGGTACGTACGACCCGAGCTCACGGTGGCGACCGCTGCCGGGCTCGCCGAGAGCCACGGTGCGGAACTGCGGCGCGACACCAAGGTGCTCGATATCGCGCAGACCGGTTCGCAGGTGACGATCACGACCGCCGCCGGGCAGGAGACGTTCGATCGGGCCATCGTCGCCGCAGGCGCATGGACCCGCGTACTCCTGCCCCGGATGCGCGACGAGCTGGTCACCCGGCGGCTCATCTCCGCATGGTTCTTCGGCCGCGAGCCTGACTACCTCGACGCGATCCCGCCGTTCATCCGCGCCGAGCCGACCTATTGCTACGGGATACCGACGACGGACCACACGGCGATGAAGCTCGGTCTCGGTTTCGACCACCACCTGCCCTTCGACGATCCCGACACCGTCGAGCGAACCACCCGCCCGGACGAATGGGCGCCGTTCCAGGAGGCCGCGGCGCGCTACCTACCCGGTCTGCAGAGTCACCCGATGAGGGTCGAGACGTACCTCGAGACGTACACCCCGACGAGGCGCGAGTGGATTGGCCCCCATCCCGATCTGCCTGATGTCATCCTGCTTGCCGGGTTCTCCGGTCACGGGTTCAAGATGTGCCCGGCCATCGGAGAGATCGGCGCCGACCTCGCACTCGGCGAGCACGCCGGTGCGGCCGCCGAGTTCCTGACCGCGCCCCGAGCCAACGACCTCGGGGTCGCACCGTGA
- a CDS encoding ABC transporter substrate-binding protein — MRRRPEPRAGGIDRRSLLRMAGAAGMTALAAPALSGCASVFGTQRENAVVFVSDGGEYQEAQRLAWLDPFQAAHPELEVVEDVPKSYARLQAMVSSDNVLWDLMTATGDFGFGGDRDYLEDFAGHGLPLDQLLPQYTHESIVGHTIFSNVLAYRTDELKGKKPQSWADFFDLDAFPGRRGLRNYPSGGVVEIALLADGVDEDDLYPLDYDRAFAKLDTIKDDTVFWTTGAQSAQLLADGEVSMCQVWNGRVYDLQQEDAPIEIQWNQHLIQADSLVVPRNANTEYAMKLAEFILAPENNAKLSEYIPYGPTNKESLKMVDPKIRDQLPTTYLDVGIDFDNKWLNAHRAELDSRWQAWVRSA; from the coding sequence GTGAGGCGCCGACCCGAACCGCGCGCCGGCGGGATCGACCGGCGCTCCCTGCTGCGGATGGCCGGTGCAGCAGGCATGACGGCACTTGCCGCACCGGCACTGTCCGGCTGCGCGAGCGTGTTCGGCACCCAGCGCGAGAACGCCGTCGTCTTCGTCTCCGACGGCGGTGAGTACCAGGAGGCGCAGCGCCTCGCGTGGCTGGATCCGTTCCAGGCAGCACATCCGGAGCTCGAGGTCGTCGAGGACGTACCGAAGAGCTACGCCCGGCTCCAGGCGATGGTCTCGAGTGACAACGTGCTCTGGGACCTGATGACGGCGACCGGCGACTTCGGGTTCGGCGGCGACCGCGACTACCTCGAGGACTTCGCCGGCCATGGACTTCCACTCGACCAACTGCTTCCCCAGTACACCCACGAGTCGATCGTCGGCCACACGATCTTCTCCAACGTACTGGCGTACCGAACCGACGAGCTCAAGGGCAAGAAGCCGCAGAGCTGGGCCGACTTCTTCGACCTAGATGCGTTCCCGGGGCGCCGCGGGTTGCGTAACTATCCGTCTGGCGGTGTCGTCGAGATCGCCCTGCTCGCAGACGGCGTCGACGAAGACGACCTCTACCCGCTCGACTACGACCGGGCGTTCGCGAAGCTCGACACGATCAAGGACGACACGGTGTTCTGGACCACCGGGGCACAGTCGGCGCAGCTGCTCGCCGACGGTGAAGTGTCCATGTGTCAGGTGTGGAACGGCCGCGTCTACGACCTGCAGCAGGAGGATGCGCCGATCGAGATCCAGTGGAACCAGCACCTGATCCAGGCCGACTCGCTGGTCGTACCGCGCAACGCCAACACCGAGTACGCGATGAAGCTCGCCGAGTTCATCCTCGCGCCGGAGAACAACGCGAAGCTCTCGGAGTACATCCCGTACGGCCCGACCAACAAGGAGTCGTTGAAGATGGTCGATCCGAAGATCCGCGATCAGTTGCCCACGACCTATCTCGACGTCGGGATCGACTTCGACAACAAGTGGCTGAACGCACACCGGGCCGAGCTGGACTCACGCTGGCAGGCATGGGTGAGGTCGGCATGA
- a CDS encoding ABC transporter permease → MGEVGMTTTTPASPRRVRRTGWGSLIWPGLIFLALIFIYPFAETAWRSFTDPGPENYDIFRTDPVYVRSLVTTFVTALIVTLTALVIAYPYAYLMYRAGPKLTVLLTILVLLPFFTSLLVRTYAWTVWLQQTGIVNNALLDLGVIDSPLSLMRNTFGVTVGMTHALLPFMVFPIFASMLRIPKDLVPAARTLGATERYAFRTVFVPLSMPGIVSGSLIVFVMSLGYYVTPALLGSPDDAMLSELIVNQVETQLEFGVGAAIGVVLLVATLIVLAIGSRLVGFRNIASGGR, encoded by the coding sequence ATGGGTGAGGTCGGCATGACCACCACGACACCGGCATCGCCGCGGAGGGTACGAAGGACCGGCTGGGGTTCGCTGATCTGGCCCGGGCTGATCTTCCTCGCGCTGATCTTCATCTACCCGTTCGCAGAGACGGCCTGGCGCTCGTTCACCGATCCCGGTCCGGAGAACTACGACATCTTCCGCACCGACCCGGTGTACGTACGTTCCCTTGTGACGACCTTCGTCACGGCGCTGATCGTCACGCTGACGGCGCTGGTGATCGCGTACCCGTACGCGTACCTGATGTATCGCGCCGGACCGAAGCTGACCGTGTTGCTGACCATCCTGGTGCTCCTGCCGTTCTTCACCAGCCTGCTCGTACGTACGTATGCGTGGACGGTGTGGCTGCAGCAGACCGGGATCGTGAACAACGCCCTGCTCGACCTGGGTGTCATCGACTCGCCGTTGTCGCTGATGCGCAACACCTTCGGGGTCACCGTCGGGATGACCCATGCCCTGTTGCCGTTCATGGTGTTCCCGATCTTCGCCTCGATGCTTCGCATCCCGAAAGACCTGGTGCCGGCGGCCCGGACCCTTGGCGCGACCGAGCGGTACGCGTTCAGAACGGTGTTCGTTCCGCTGTCGATGCCCGGCATCGTCTCCGGCTCGTTGATCGTGTTCGTCATGTCGCTCGGCTACTACGTGACGCCGGCGCTGCTCGGCTCGCCAGACGACGCGATGCTCTCGGAGCTCATCGTCAATCAGGTGGAGACGCAGCTGGAGTTCGGTGTCGGAGCGGCGATCGGCGTGGTCCTGTTGGTCGCGACCCTGATCGTGCTCGCGATCGGCTCACGCCTTGTCGGCTTCCGCAACATCGCATCCGGAGGTCGATGA
- a CDS encoding ABC transporter permease translates to MMDRRPSLPLRIVGGVIGVLLLLPTLVVVPMSFSDSAFLAFPPEDFGTRWYGEFFSDDMWMSALGESLKIATMTTVLSILLGVPTAMAVIRGRFRGKSAVQALVLSPMIMPLVVLAVGLFFVFSDWRMLGSVGGLVLAHTVVAYPLVFIAVSTSLSGMDERLELASASLGAGRWYTFRRVTLPIVAPGVLTGALFAFTTSWDELILSIFLSGPTVKTLPVRMWEQVQTELNPSLAVAATLVMIVTVTLILAATWLATRRKVVQP, encoded by the coding sequence ATGATGGACCGCAGGCCTTCCCTCCCGCTCCGGATCGTCGGCGGTGTGATCGGCGTTCTGCTGCTCCTGCCGACCCTGGTCGTCGTACCGATGTCGTTCTCGGACTCGGCGTTCCTCGCCTTTCCGCCCGAGGACTTCGGCACTCGCTGGTACGGCGAGTTCTTCTCCGACGACATGTGGATGTCCGCGCTCGGCGAGAGCCTGAAGATCGCGACGATGACGACGGTGTTGTCGATCCTCCTCGGTGTCCCGACGGCGATGGCGGTGATCCGCGGGAGGTTCCGCGGTAAGTCCGCCGTGCAGGCGCTCGTCCTGAGTCCGATGATCATGCCGCTCGTGGTGCTGGCCGTCGGTCTGTTCTTCGTCTTCAGCGACTGGCGGATGCTCGGCTCGGTCGGCGGCCTGGTGCTGGCTCACACGGTGGTCGCGTACCCGCTCGTCTTCATCGCGGTGTCGACGAGCCTGAGTGGGATGGACGAACGCCTGGAGCTCGCGTCGGCGAGTCTCGGCGCAGGTAGGTGGTACACGTTCCGACGGGTCACCCTGCCGATCGTGGCGCCCGGCGTCCTGACGGGCGCGCTGTTCGCCTTCACCACCAGCTGGGACGAGCTCATCTTGTCGATCTTCCTGTCCGGGCCGACCGTCAAGACGCTGCCCGTACGGATGTGGGAACAGGTACAGACCGAGCTCAATCCGTCGCTGGCGGTTGCCGCGACCCTCGTCATGATCGTGACGGTCACCCTCATCCTCGCCGCGACGTGGCTCGCCACTCGCAGGAAGGTAGTTCAGCCATGA
- a CDS encoding ABC transporter ATP-binding protein: MTLTTTRPPEERVGGALKIAGVRKSYGDQRGVEGISLEVEPGEFLTMLGPSGSGKTTTLNLVAGFLEPDSGHIELDGAELSGVAPHRRGLGMVFQQYALFPHLTIRENVAYPLRVRKVARAERRTLVDDALELVKLGDYADRKPAELSGGQQQRVALARAFVFKPRLLLMDEPLGALDKKLRAHLQTEIARICRELGATVVYVTHDQEEALALSDRIAIYNEGRIEQIGTAEELYLRPSSIFVADFMGESSVFEGTLDGDRLRHADGTFAVGPRSGQDVADATEAALVVRPEKLRLSSADEPGESGDVNSVEATVEERVYLGVARRFVLRTRSGLALTVRVDADSDAAGLSLGDRAQVSWDPAHSVLVPRPA, translated from the coding sequence ATGACGCTCACAACGACGCGGCCACCCGAGGAGAGAGTCGGCGGCGCGCTGAAGATCGCCGGCGTACGTAAGTCGTACGGTGACCAGCGCGGCGTCGAGGGGATCTCGCTCGAGGTCGAACCGGGCGAGTTCCTCACCATGCTCGGTCCGTCCGGTTCGGGTAAGACCACAACGCTCAACCTGGTGGCCGGCTTCCTCGAACCCGACTCCGGGCACATCGAGCTCGACGGTGCGGAGCTGTCAGGTGTCGCGCCGCACCGGCGCGGGCTCGGCATGGTCTTCCAGCAGTACGCGCTCTTCCCGCATCTGACGATTCGCGAGAACGTCGCGTACCCCCTGCGCGTACGCAAGGTCGCTCGCGCCGAGAGACGTACGCTCGTCGACGATGCGCTCGAGCTGGTCAAGCTCGGCGACTACGCCGACCGCAAACCGGCCGAGCTGTCCGGCGGCCAGCAACAGCGGGTCGCGCTCGCCCGGGCGTTCGTGTTCAAACCACGGCTGCTGTTGATGGATGAGCCGCTCGGAGCGCTGGACAAAAAGCTACGCGCACATCTGCAGACCGAGATCGCCCGGATCTGCCGAGAGCTCGGAGCGACGGTCGTCTATGTGACGCACGATCAGGAGGAGGCACTCGCTCTCAGCGACCGGATCGCGATCTACAACGAGGGGCGGATCGAGCAGATCGGCACGGCCGAGGAGCTGTACCTACGACCGTCATCGATCTTCGTCGCCGACTTCATGGGGGAGTCCTCGGTGTTCGAGGGAACGCTCGACGGTGACCGTCTTCGGCACGCCGACGGCACGTTCGCGGTCGGTCCGCGTAGTGGCCAGGACGTCGCGGACGCCACCGAGGCAGCGCTCGTCGTGCGACCGGAGAAGCTTCGCCTCTCTTCGGCCGATGAACCCGGCGAATCGGGCGACGTCAACAGCGTCGAGGCGACGGTCGAGGAGCGGGTCTATCTCGGGGTGGCCCGACGCTTCGTCCTGCGTACGAGGTCCGGGCTGGCGCTGACCGTACGGGTCGACGCCGACTCTGATGCCGCGGGTCTCAGTCTCGGCGACCGTGCGCAAGTCTCCTGGGACCCGGCGCATTCCGTACTGGTGCCGAGACCCGCGTAG